Proteins co-encoded in one Arachis hypogaea cultivar Tifrunner chromosome 11, arahy.Tifrunner.gnm2.J5K5, whole genome shotgun sequence genomic window:
- the LOC112721066 gene encoding uncharacterized protein — protein sequence MSSTPTPCAACKFLRRKCTPECIFAPYFPANNPERFECVHRVFGASNVGKILNELPPSQREDAVKSLAFQAKARLRNPVYGCTFQVSILQQLLRQRRAVLENAKRELSAYINPQAIQGPFNPQEKPLSSSPAHLGPSCCSNIVQYSAHLNPFYDPNVVHSSVHLGLSDGPDDEPFFKPAIQYNGSLGGGGAVPQADPGQQELLEAQQLAAAVAFREQQLRYNAAAGIEPVAAAAPYGGNVSGSGVFGHMGAPSGGQGGEMAPCMGLGTFDSGESYHSQLQQPPQHGVGGNYVLATQHHYPLEGQLLLPSEHQALPLTLQQQQQLELQVLQQQLELQLLQQQQQLELQLLQQQQEQQQLQQLSESEDSKSVGPS from the coding sequence atgtcATCGACGCCTACACCATGCGCGGCATGCAAGTTTCTTCGTCGGAAGTGCACACCGGAGTGCATTTTCGCACCGTACTTCCCAGCGAACAACCCAGAGCGCTTCGAATGCGTCCACCGCGTCTTCGGCGCCAGCAACGTCGGCAAGATCCTCAACGAGCTACCTCCATCCCAGCGCGAGGATGCGGTGAAGTCCCTTGCGTTCCAGGCGAAGGCACGCCTTCGCAACCCGGTCTATGGCTGCACCTTCCAAGTCTCCATCCTCCAGCAGCTCCTCCGCCAGAGACGTGCCGTCCTCGAAAACGCCAAGAGAGAACTTAGCGCCTACATCAACCCGCAAGCCATTCAAGGTCCATTCAACCCTCAGGAAAAGCCTCTATCTTCATCTCCCGCCCATTTAGGCCCTTCCTGCTGCTCCAATATTGTACAGTATTCAGCCCATTTAAACCCATTCTACGATCCAAATGTTGTACACTCTTCAGTCCATTTGGGCCTATCGGACGGCCCAGATGATGAACCTTTTTTTAAGCCAGCTATCCAGTATAATGGGTCATTGGGTGGTGGTGGTGCTGTCCCGCAAGCGGACCCAGGGCAACAAGAGTTGTTGGAGGCCCAACAACTTGCTGCTGCTGTGGCATTCCGAGAACAGCAACTAAGATACAATGCTGCTGCTGGGATTGAACCTGTTGCGGCTGCAGCACCCTACGGCGGTAACGTCAGTGGAAGTGGAGTGTTTGGCCACATGGGTGCACCTTCAGGCGGTCAAGGAGGTGAGATGGCACCTTGTATGGGTTTGGGGACATTTGATAGTGGTGAAAGTTATCATTCACAATTGCAACAACCACCACAGCATGGAGTAGGGGGAAATTACGTCCTTGCAACTCAACATCACTACCCTCTTGAGGGCCAGTTGCTGCTCCCATCAGAGCACCAAGCACTACCTTTAACcctacaacaacaacagcaactaGAACTACAAGTATTGCAACAACAACTAGAACTACAActattacaacaacaacaacaactagaaCTACAACTATTACAACAACA